Proteins from a single region of Xenopus laevis strain J_2021 chromosome 9_10S, Xenopus_laevis_v10.1, whole genome shotgun sequence:
- the LOC121398777 gene encoding C3a anaphylatoxin chemotactic receptor-like produces MEIMEVMEVPEEVCNYSPYSPEVLEAARYMSFVLITLSCILGLVGNAVVIAVTGFIRKRRNSQIWFLNLAVADFCFSLLLGIYAHYIFTENWKFGSYLCKISNYASMCNMYASVFIITALTIDRVLLVAKPIWHHKNFSVRFCCWICSAIWILTALVSLPVLLLSDEIQYGDKMHCRIVIAKPSYATHNIHKRDLNYNLEYMEGSGSVAIDNVSVFGILSSSPRMTAVFQTSSFSGLTILQSELIERLVPRAINLPLNTHLSASHNVLGAMSVNVTITTSCTVNLRELRDTAFSTGCIVIPCLILGYFIPLMVILVSNLIIAQQGGKSQSVKSSRLYRIIIMIVLFFFLTWTPLITAQIILLAALYIENVILMYKMYWVMPLVSSIAFSNSCINPIIYVLVGTQARKALYDFMRTRLSFFR; encoded by the exons ATGGAAATAATGGAAGTGATGGAAGTCCCAGAAGAGGTTTGCAATTACAGTCCTTACTCACCTGAAGTCTTAGAAGCGGCTCGCTACATGTCTTTCGTGTTGATTACACTTTCCTGCATCCTAGGATTAGTGGGCAATGCTGTGGTCATCGCTGTTACCGGATTCATCAGGAAGAGAAGAAATAGTCAAATCTGGTTTCTAAATTTGGCTGTGGCTGATTTTTGCTTTTCCCTCCTTCTTGGGATTTATGCTCATTATATTTTCACAGAGAACTGGAAATTTGGATCATATTTATGTAAAATCTCTAATTATGCTTCCATGTGTAATATGTATGCAAGTGTTTTCATCATCACAGCTCTGACTATTGACCGTGTCTTATTAGTGGCCAAACCAATATGGCACCATAAGAATTTCTCTGTAAGGTTTTGTTGCTGGATCTGCTCGGCTATTTGGATACTAACAGCTCTGGTCAGTCTTCCAGTGTTACTATTAAGTGATGAGATTCAGTACGGTGACAAAATGCATTGCAGAATAGTCATTGCTAAACCTTCCTATGCTACTCACAATATTCATAAAAGAGATTTAAATTACAACCTGGAATACATGGAAGGTTCTGGTTCAGTAGCTATAGATAATGTCAGTGTTTTTGGAATA CTCTCATCCAGTCCTCGTATGACGGCGGTTTTTCAGACTTCCAGTTTCTCGGGATTAACGATTTTGCAGTCTGAATTAATTGAAAG GCTTGTACCCAGGGCAATTAATCTTCCTCTCAATACACACTTAAGTGCCTCCCATAATGTCCTTGGGGCTATGTCTGTC aaTGTTACAATAACAACATCTTGTACTGTTAACCTCAGGGAGCTCAGGGATACGGCATTTTCAACAGGCTGCATTGTTATCCCATGTTTAATTCTTGGTTACTTTATCCCATTGATGGTGATTCTGGTTTCCAATCTAATCATTGCTCAGCAAGGGGGGAAATCTCAGTCTGTGAAGAGCTCTAGACTATATAGAATTATAATTATGATagtcctcttctttttcttaacATGGACCCCACTGATCACAGCTCAGATTATTTTGCTAGCTGCTCTTTATATTGAGAATGTCATACTGATGTATAAAATGTACTGGGTGATGCCACTTGTGTCCAGCATAGCCTTTAGTAACAGCTGCATAAACCCCATCATATATGTACTGGTTGGCACACAGGCTAGGAAAGCTCTTTATGATTTTATGAGAACAAGACTGTCTTTTTTTAGGTAG